ttggcaggcagattctcaaccactgagccaccagggaagcccagtcattgattttaaaagaatggcATTTAGTAAACATCACATTGTTAAATGCCACACAGACCAATTTACTTAAGAAGTAAAGAATACTGGTAATACAAAGGTTAaccttcaaaaataataaatgaaatataagacTCAAGAAGTCTATGTTATTTCAGAAAACTGATTtagtttttttccattatttactGACATCAGGGCTTTTTCTCTGTTGAATAAAGTTACTTATTTAGAATACCCATGGACACTACATAAGTAATGCTCCCAACTACCAGGTCTGTGAAAACATCTTGGATATCGTCTCTTCCCTGCAGTCTCTCGGTTCAATAACATCTTTTTCCTGTTTCACTGATCATCAGTCATCTATCTTGTTTCCTCCCCTTTTACCTCTGGAATGGTAGTTGATCTTGAAGCCATAACCAACAtgtctctattctatttcatacTATAGattcctctctcccatctccatGGCTGGAACTTCACCTAgcttaggtttttgttgttgttgttgttgttctgttttgttttgcttttggtatcCACTACTGTGAGATACTTCACGGAATAAGCCCCTGAATTTCTAGCCCCCTTCTAGTACTTTTAAGCTATACTTGCCCGTTTACCATACATTGGAAACACCAAGAGGTCCCTAATTGGAGCATTTACTTCCAGACATAATCCTCCTGCTACTACTATGTAACAGCAATCATAGTTCCTCATGACAATCTGGGTCAAGTATTTCTGCCACTAAAGTTACTCCTTTCTCTACTTCCTAGTCTGTAGGCATGGTGAGCTACAAATGATCAAGCAGCAGCCATAGTTTTAGGACTCTGTCCCTAGTAGAAGAGGACCCCTTGCCTTGAAAATAAGGATAATCTAGAGTTAACATAATGAGGGACACAATTTTACAGTGTCTTATTGCAAGTTACGACACTGCTTGAGAGCTTTCCTCAGCTAGCAGACAGAGAAGTCCAGAATCGACCAGGAATTAACCCATTTAAGTCCAGTAATGGGAGCTGGAGAGCAAATACTCAAGTGTTTTCATCTCATGGTGGGAAAATGCTGATGTATGTCCCATAACATTATCCAAAGTACCTCAGTGATACTGAGCCCACATAGCTACAGCCAGTAATCTGCTTATGTACATGCTTTATAttgacttccttttctttcctgtcttagATTCCCTCCCATCAAGTTTTCCAGTACAATCTACCAAATAACATACTTAAATGAAATTCTTATCTCAGGTCCGTTTCTGCAAGAACCCAGCATAGGGTAGTGTTTCTTCTAAATCAGACTATAAATGTGAGAAACTGAAGACAGATGCTCAGTGTTTATTCTACTTATTCATAATACATGCTGATATTTACAGGTTGGATAAAAGGGAATATTATTATCCATATTTCAGTGATGAATTTCAAAGGGTTTGAATGATTGTTTTAGAACATACAGAAAATAAGTGGCCAAATTAGGATAAAACCTGGTCTGTCTATTCCAGAGCCAAAGCTTTTAACTGGTGCAATATATTTCTTTACCTTAAACAACTACTGGCTATTAAGGAGAAAAATGGTCAGAAAAATTTATACTGTTCAAatagattcattcatttacttttctccaaattgctgctaagaaaaaaaaagcagaaaaaaaaatcaaaccacgAAGTATACAAGAATGATATATTAATTTTAGGAATTATGGATAACATTGCAGTATAAgaattaacaaacatttatacaTAGACTGCCTAgttaataacaaaatatcatttatatgaatttcaaaagcagaaaaaaaataattgatgttGATAGACGTCAAGCGAGTGGTTACTTTTTAAGTTATTGGATGGGAACCTGGAGCAATTCAGATGCTGGAAAGTGCATTTCTTGTCCCAGTTAGTGTTCTCTTCATGATATTTCACCCAGTTGTATAGTAATTACTTGTGTTCTCTTTTGTGTGTTTCCTATCCCTCAAATAAAGTAAAACTTAAAGCAtcaatgtttgcttttttaagttaatatttgtGTCTCAAAAATTTTAGCTGATTGCAACAATGAGGTATGTAATGAACTAATTGTGGCATAAAGTTATAAAGAAAACTTACTGTATTAGTCAAAAACACATTGAGGAGGCATTACACAGTGTGCTGATTTTACATCTATGAAAATTTTACAATCTCTTTCAAGGAAAGTTTCAAATCTAGAGGTGATAGGAGTCAGGTAAAGATACTTatcatacagttttttaaaagtctttttagaGTTTTTACATCAATGCAGATGAGGGACTTAATCTCTATTTAATCCAAGTAAAATCTGTGATTTAACTTTACTACTATCAGAAATATGGATTGATTTTCATGAAGAGTGAAGACCTGCTACTCTCTAGCTTTTTTCTAGTAAATGAGCTCAAATCTTTAACAAGAgctcaaataaaatgaatactgTTAATGAAAAACTTGCCTGAAGAGAAtaggtatgttttattttatacttggattagaaaaatgatacattatATCATCATACACTATTGTATGCTTCAGAAATTGATtttattgttacatttttaattattcttttgtcCTCTGTTGAGAAATCCatagttagaattttttttccttttgtatccATTACCCTGTGATCTATAGCATGTTAAAGCACAGTGCCTTGCTAATAACAACTTACAGTCTTGACTTACATGATACTGACACTTGCTCTTTGTAGTCCATGTCTATCAGTGAAGTTAAACACAATTCTACAGCTCTGTCTGAATCCGATAGGAATCTAGAAGTAGACCTGAAACTTACCCAGGTGGTCATGGGAGGTTCAATGGATCTCTTAGATATACTCCTGCAAGTCTCAAAATTCTTCTATGATACTCTTATCTTCCGAAGAACCTACCTAAAACCTCACAATGAGCAAATACTATGCTAATTGTGATATAAAGTATAAGTTAATGACCATtaaatttaaagtgaagaaaatggACTTGCTCAGTCAAAAGTATGCATTTAGAACTTACACTATATATCTGGCATTATGCTGAAATGCTATTGATAGAGAAATGAATGTCACTAATATTTTCATGGGGTATTTGGTTCAGAGGTCCAGACAGATGTATAACAGGCATTATGCTAAGATATGAACTGATGAATTGTGAGAATTAGGAAGGTTATCTGATAATGCAAATGAGAGGTCTTTCAGCTTATTTTAGGTCAAGCCTGTATCTATCATTTAACTAGTTGATTAACAAACAATATAAATGAGCCCTTGATTAACAGCACACTCTATTagaagattaatctccaaaatatacaagcagctcatgcagcttaataccaaaaaagcaaataacccaatccacaaatggaaggaagacctaaatagacatttctccaaagaagatatacagatggccaacaaacacatgaaaagatgcataacatcactactcatcagagaaatgcaagtcaaagtcacaatgaggtatcacctcacaccgatcagaatggccatcaccacaaaatctggaaacaacaaatgttggagagggtgtggagaaaagggaactcttctgcactgttggtgggaatgtaagttggtacagccactatggaaaacaatttggaggttccttaaaaaactacaaatagaactaccatatgatccagtaatctcactgctgggcatatacccagagaaaaccataatcccaaaagaaacatgtgccataatgtttattgcagcactatttacaatagccaggacaatggaagcaacctaaatgcccatcaacaaatgaatggataaagaagatgtggcatatatatatacaatggaatattactcagctatgaaaaggaatgagatggagctatatgtaatgaggtggatagacttagagtctgtcatacagagtgaattaagtcagaaagagaaagacaaatattgtatgctaactcatatatgcagaatgtaaaaatggtactgatgaactcagtgacaagacaagaacaaggacgcagatgcagagaatggactggagaactcgaggtttgggaggccggggttgggggggggtgaagcggaagctgagacgaagtgagagagtagcacagacatatatatactaccaactgtaaaatagatggccagtgggaagttgctgtataataaagggagttcaactcgaggatggatgatgccttagaggactgggacggggagggtgggggggagtcgagggagggagggaatatggggatctGTGTATAAATtcagatgattaaacttggtgtacctcaaaaaaaataaaaaagtaaaaaaaataaataaaaagcctgaaaaaaaatattaccaatttttgcttctttctggGTCAGGCCCTTAAAGGCAAAGGTCAATGGTCCTTACAACATTTCAGAATGTTTCAATCACTCTCACCCACATTCATTCACATGttcctttatttgtttattttttttcaagtgacaTTGATGATGAATAGTATCACATTACAGAACTTCTCCAGAAGATCAGCTTTATTAAGCACACATCTTAAGTGAGGAATATTTAGGTACCTAAAATTTGagattaataatgataatgatgataatggcaataataataataaaacacaaaagcTGGTTCTAGTTTTATATCTTTAGATTAGATAATAAAAGCAATgccttcatatttttattaattggaaaaataaaaatgagttttgaaagaaataattttaacccTTAAATTCCAAAAAGTGCAGGCTACCAGATACATTTTTAATCTACATTTCCTAtacatgtttttgaaaaaaagttttgaCAATATCATATTAAAACATCAATTCTGCAATTTTAAATTGACATTCACAACAGGGCTGTTCAGTAACATTAtgattaaataaaaatgcattatatgtatttatacaattTCTATAATGATTTCCTATTCTTAGACATATACATTATTTTGCAGGCATTGATACAGGTATATATGTAGAGAAAAGATTTAGcacagtttttttcattttatcatttttttattgaggtgaaattcacataccCTTAAATTAACCATTTTACTCTTTGAAATGTCAGTTGAGGATTGTGCAAACATCAGCACTATATAGTTCTAGAAAGTTTTCATTACCTCAAAAGGAAACTCCATAAAAATTAATCAGTCACTCATTGTCCTGTTTTTCCAGCTCCTGCCAATAAATAGTCTGCTTTCTGAATCACTGAACTTACCTGTTCTGGATATCCAATATAAACGGACTCATAGAACATTTACCATTTATGTCTGGCTTTTTCACTTAGGATGATGCTTTCAAATTTCATCTCCATaacagcatatattttttaaatttattttttattgaagtacagttgattcacagtattgtgttaatttcttctatacagcaaagtgattcacatatatatatatatatatatatatatatatacacattcttttttaatattcttttccattatggtttatcataggatactgcaTATAGTTCTCGGTACTATACTGTAGGACttctttgtttatccattccatacaTAATAGCCTACATCTGCTAAACCCAACCTCCTACCTCCTCCCCTCAATCCCCTCctcccagtaaccataagtttgttttctatacctgtgaatctctttctgttttgtaaataagttcattttaaccatttttttagattccacatataagcaatatcatatgatatttgtctttctctgagccatatggcaatctctaggtccattcgcgttcctgcaaatggcattatcttgttctttttttatggctgactttagtattccattgtatatatgtaccacatctcctttaaccgttcatctgttgatggacatttaggtggtttccatgtcttggctgttgtgaatagtgctgctatgaacatagcggtgcatgtatcttttttttttcttttagatggcATCAAATATCcagataagtttattttttaaggccAAATCAAATAATACACAGTTTTCATTTACCCACACATACATAAACCATCCTTAATATGAAACGCACTGTCAGTAAATGACACATGAAATAGAAAGGGAATGCAATTTTACATATGTAAAACAATTGCCAGCTATAACAATTTAAGTCAAATTAATCAAGaccttgtatattttaaaaaatccatctttttttcagctttattgaggtataattgacaagtaaaaattgtatatatttaaagtgtacaacatgatctttttgatatttatttgacttccccttcccttttatcttcccttctccttccatATTATACCTTTCCAATAACCATTTTGTGTCCAGGCAGCCCATGTTGAAACGTATTTTTCCatgattatataataatatataaacacaaatatgttgtattagtctgctaggcTTGCCATAGCAAAGTCCCACAGACTGGGCAGCTTCAACAGTAGACCTTTATTTCCTCAcaattctagaggctagaagtctgagttcaaggtgtcaacaggattagtttcttctgaggtccctctccttggcttataaatggtcattcctctgtgtgtgcacatctgtgtacaaatttcctcttcttttaaggacaccaatCACATAGGGTTAGGGCCCATGCTAATGACCTGCCTACAAGTGGGATTGATGAATCACATGgtaatgctatttttaattttctgaggaacttccatactgtttcgcatagtggctgtaccaacttacatttccaccaacagtgtaggaggggtctcttttctccacatccttctcAGTATTTGTGTAATAGCATATATTAGCACTTCATTTTTTATATGAATGATTAATAATTCCTTGTATAAATATATCTACTTTGGTTTTGCCATTAAATGGTTGCAGAGCATTTgggttctttctattttttatctaGTGGTGCTACTATGAATATTAATGTACAATTTTTTGTTTCACACAAGTTTTCCAATATTTTGGGTACACACTTAGGAGTTGAATTCCTGAATCATATGGCAAATGTGTCTACCTTTCTGTCTAATTGCCagaactgttttccacagttccTGTACAATTTTATATCCCCAAAGCAATGTATGAGTACTCCAATATATTAACAAAATCACCAACACttgctaatttaatttaataaaaaaaagattagccCTTTTAGGGGATATAGTGGTCTCttactatggttttgatttgaatttgttTAATAAGTAATAaggttgagaatcttttcatatgcttgtttactattgtatatcttctttagagaaatacctaataaattcatttgtccaattaaaaaaatataaaaacacattagGAAGCAAATACACTAATTGCTAAAGAAAGTCCTGTGCTATTGATAACTATATCAAATGTACCTGGATTAAATTCTCTAATTAAAAAGAAGGGACTGTCAGATATCTGACACATCTATTCATCTTTCCAAGTTCCAGCCAGTAAACAAGGTAAGAAAATGTAATGCCTATTCCACTTGCCCTTCTCTTGGATTCCTTTAGGTAATGATCATCAAtgtgttattctttttaaatgaagatcTTTCTGGACAACTAAGATGACAAATATTAGTTTCACCACTTTTTTTGAAGTTTAACTTTTCACCACATATTCCTTATGCTAACTGAAAAGCTGCCACAGTGTCCATGTccttatttttttgtcatttcaaaaccTTGGAGAATATTCTGGATATATATgtagggaaaattaaaaaatgagcaccCTCTCCACATTAGTTGCTCTTGCTGTCTAGATTAAGAACCTTATATAAGTCTTGTCTAGCTCCTTGTTCTTGAGGGGATATGTTGAgcccttttcatgtgcttgttggccattgcacatgttctttagagaaatgtgctTTCAAATCCTTGgtctttttaaatacataaaaagacaCATCATAAAGCCAAAAGATAAATGGCAGGAGTATGTACTATTATATCAAATGTACATGGATTAAAGAATCCAAATAAGAGAAGAGAATAGAAGATATCTGATCTAACCACTGCTATTAAATATTCTCTGGAAGTTTTAACCAGGTCAACTaggtaaaaaataaagtgtttattcTGCTTTTCTTCCCCTAGGACTTCTTGAGAAATAATCATTGTGTTACTACTTTTGGTGAAGATCTTTCTTGAAAAACATGGTTGCAAATATTAGTTTTACTACATTGTTGGAAGTTTCATTATTAGCAACCAATTATACTAACTGAAAAATGTTagtgttttttaattcttctgccATCTGCAATCCTTGGAGGATCTAATAGATATATATGTGGGAAAATTATAAACTGAACACCCTCTCCAAGTTAGTTATTTTTGAAGTCCAGTTGAAGCACTTTATACAAACTCTGTCTGAGCTCCGTGTTTTTGAATGCGTAGACCATGGGGTTGAGGGCAGGAGGAATGATATTTTCAAGTACATTGAGTAGAACTGGGATAAGGGGAACTGTCTTTGATGCACTATGGGTGATGGACAGGACAACAAGTATAGTGTAGAAAAAAAGGATTAGAATGAGGTGGGAAGTGCAGGTACTTAAGGCTTTGGATGCAGCTTCTGCGGAGTTCAACCTCAGCACAGAGTGAAGTATCAAAGCATAGGATACAATAATCAAACCCAAGTCACTTCCCATGAGTGTCCAGGCAAGGGATAGCTGGTAGACGCTGTTGATTCTCCTGTCGTCGCAGGAGAGGCTAGTGACTCCAAGAGTAGAGCACAGACAGTGCTCAATTTGGTTTTTTGAGCAGTAGTGTCTCTGAGCAGCCAACACAGGCACTGGGATGGTAGATAGGCTGTTTCTGAGTGCCATGAACACAGTTGCTTTGACCACAAAAGAGTCAGTGATTATCGATGGATAGTGTAGTGGTCGACAAATGGCTACATATCTATCTATAGCCATGCAGACAAAGAGGCCTGATTCCATGAACATAAAAAAATGTATGACATACATATGCAGAAAACACTCAGGGAGACTGATGGCCTTAGCATTGAACCACAAGATGGCCAAAATCTTGGGCATGATGTTGGTAGCCATTCCCATGTCTACCACAGCCAAGATTCCCAGGAAGTGGTACATAGGCTGGTGCAGTGCTGCCTCCTGTTTGATGATGATTAGGATAAGAATGTTGGCACTGAGAGCTAAGGGGTAAATCAGAGCCAGGGGAAGGGAGAGCCAGTGTTGCCAGCTGTAGATGCCTGGAAATCCCATCAGAATGAACTCAGAGACCTGGAACATTGAGCTGTTGGAATCTCTGAAACCCTGGAACATCCTTcattaagaggaaaaatattcaaGGTTACTATTCTTAATAATCTCTCTGACAGTGTTTGTAAAGGAGTTACCCAGGTTCATGATATTCTAGGTTGTGGGGGTCAGGGGATACATTgccttttttaattttcacccCAGCACTAAATTTTATTGGATATTTCTAGTGAAACAGGAACTCTTGTAGCACATTTTGTGTTAACTCAGTTAATCTAACACAAACTTCATATCAGAAGGCAGTTCATATTGTTTCCATCTTCCCATGACTGAGGCATAGAGCTTTAGAGAAAATTAGGACCTTGGTCACTAACTTTAGCCTGGAAGTCATGGAAGCTGGACATGATGAATGCCCTCTGATATCGCAGTGTGGTAACTTGAATTGATTTTCCTAAAGTGTTAGATTATTAGAGACATAGTGTCTAGAATGAGTGTCGAGATTTTTATGTATGGAGACATTTAGATCACAGATTAGGGtaaattatgttgaaaataaCAGTTTTTTCAAGGATTTGTGATTTGGAGAAATaatcatttgtattatttaattttaattgaagtgtatGAAGGAATTTATATACACATGTTCTAGTGAGGAAACTTCTGTCAAAAATTGCTAATGACCTGTCCAGAAGGAAACAACAATTAGAGAGAAATATGATTTTGGAAtctcagcattatttaaaatcagTTGATTCTGGTTTTCAGTAACTTTTCCCTATTTCACACAGTTTTGATTCTTGGAACATTCCAGATGGTCATACCATAAAGAATAAAGCAGACGTTAGAGAATTACTTTGAGGTAAATAGCTTGAAATTCAAATTACTCTAATCAAATTACTGTGTAtctaccaatttttaaaatttatttattcatttattcattttaatctaaaaacaaacagattTTCATGATACATTTCTCCTAAATGTTTGCTATTTATTATTTGATTccctttaataatttaaatattaacaatGTAATcaagacaaaatatttgaaaaatgttgtgGTTCAAAATTATAGTATCTACAGAACAACAGTTTAGGATACAGATCTGGTGAATATATTCATCTGAATCTAAGTGATGATATTCCATTATACGTATAACATAATGAAGAATGTAGACTGAAGAAGATCTATGTTTATACAAATATACCTACTCTActtcatatatattaataacCTCTAAATttcaatagtttatttttatagcttgcattgtttttatttttaatattggaaCTATTTCTCAAATATCATACATTCTTTGACTATTAATTCACAGTTAATAAAGAGTTTTAGAAAGCTGATTGGAAACTCCAGGTGATGAGTGAGTCTCATTACGTGTAGGATTTACTTTGTGTGCTCTTGTAGGGTTCTCTTTGCTTCATTGTTGACATTCCTAGTTACCAGCgtttatagatattttttcctcagagactttcattttttcaaaaaaataatctATGAATCTGCATCCTGGAGAAATATGTGACTGGCTTCCAGTGTTCTTGATATTGAAAAATAGAAGGACACTGTCTGTCTTACATTTAAATATGCATATTGGATTCTCCTTCTCATTTTTTATGATGTCTCGTTCTTGTACTTCATTACACCTGATGTATTTGCATTCATAGTACATATTAATGGGTTTTTCCCCACTATAACCTTTCAGTTATCATACGAGGATAGTTAACATTGTTTACAATAGTGGACAAATCAGAGGTATAAAGTtgttacttattaattttttacctACATCCTTTTTTTATCTTAATGCATTCACGATGAAAGGTGACAGTTTAGATACTTCAAAAAACAACTTCTTTCGAAGTAGCAAAGCAACATAGCATGAACTACTTAATGAGAGTGCTCTTCAGAGAACTTTCTTGTGCCATGAAAAATTGTTGGAGTCATACAGGAGTAGGTAGAAATGAAACTAAGCAAAACTTTGGAGGAGATCCAGAGaactttcaaagagaaaaaaagacaaatggtcTTCTAACTGAAGCAAGGTTAGGATACTGCTGGgccagtttctttcttccttcagtccttccttttttctgtccgtccttccttccttcctttcacctttctttctttctttctttctttccctttctttctttccctttctttctttctttctttctttcttttctttctttctttctttctttctttctttctttctttctttctttctttctttctttctttctttctttctctttcctccttccctccttccctcctttcctccttttcttccttttttccttccttccttccttcttctgaaTAAAAAGTGGGAAGTTCAATTAAAGCAAACACAACTTTTAATTGATGCTCAATTTCCTGTTTAGCAGCACTGGTGTGAATTTAAGCTAACAAATGCAAGGCTAACAAAAGCCTTGCAGTTTGCATTATTGGCAAAGAATCATATGAGTTTACAATATAAGAATGTGTTTCCTTACATATCAAAATTTCCATcaggtttctttcttttgagGTTTATAAATTTGTTCCAAATATTTGTAAGCCATTATCCTTTTCacatttctctaaatttt
The genomic region above belongs to Hippopotamus amphibius kiboko isolate mHipAmp2 chromosome 9, mHipAmp2.hap2, whole genome shotgun sequence and contains:
- the LOC130860796 gene encoding putative olfactory receptor 56B2 codes for the protein MFQGFRDSNSSMFQVSEFILMGFPGIYSWQHWLSLPLALIYPLALSANILILIIIKQEAALHQPMYHFLGILAVVDMGMATNIMPKILAILWFNAKAISLPECFLHMYVIHFFMFMESGLFVCMAIDRYVAICRPLHYPSIITDSFVVKATVFMALRNSLSTIPVPVLAAQRHYCSKNQIEHCLCSTLGVTSLSCDDRRINSVYQLSLAWTLMGSDLGLIIVSYALILHSVLRLNSAEAASKALSTCTSHLILILFFYTILVVLSITHSASKTVPLIPVLLNVLENIIPPALNPMVYAFKNTELRQSLYKVLQLDFKNN